The Sorangiineae bacterium MSr11954 DNA segment CACCTTGGAGCCGGTGACCAAGTGGTTCTGCACGGGCCCGATGTTCCGCGCGGAGAAGCCCCAGCGCGGCCGCTACCGCCAATTCTACCAGCTCGATTGCGAAATCTTCGGCGATCCGGGGCCGGGATGCGACGCGGAATTGATCGACATGCTCGTCGGTCTCTTCGACCAATTGAAAATTCCCGATGTGCGCGTCCTGGTAAACTCGATTGGCGGCGCCGAGGCGCGCGCGCGCTACCGCGACGGGCTGGTCGCGTTTCTGGAGCCTCGCCGCGAGGAGCTCAGCGCCGAGTCGCAGCGGCGCCTTCAGACCAACCCGCTCCGCATCCTCGACTCGAAGGATCCGCGCGACAAGGTCGTCGTGGCCGAAGCCCCCACCATCGAGCAATACCTGTCCGACGACGACCGCGCCCACTTCGACGGCCTCGTACGCGCGCTCACGGCGCTGGGCGTTCCCTTCACCATCGACCCCCACCTGGTTCGCGGGCTCGACTACTACACCCGCACCTTGTTCGAGATCAAAGGCGCCAGCGCCAAGCTGGGCGCCGGCGATACGCTCGTGGGCGGCGGGCGATACGACAACATGATCGAAGAGCTGGGCGGGCCCAAGGTCCCCGCCATCGGATTTGCGTCCGGCATCGAACGCCTCATCATCGCGAGCGAAGCGACCGTCCCCGGCGCCATCGTCGATGCGTACATCGCACCGCTCGGCGCGTCCGCCGTGGAGCCGGCGCTGGTCCTGGGGCGCGATTTGCGGCGCGAAGGCGTGGCGGTCGAGGTGGACAGCCGCGGCGGCTCGCTCAAGAGCCAATTGCGCCGCGCCAACGCGCTGAGCTGCGGGATCGCGCTCATTCTCGGTGACAGCGAGGTCGAATCGGGCACCGTGCAGGTCAAGGATCTCGCGGCCCATACGCAAGACTCCATCGCGCGCGCCGAGGTGGTTCGCTTCGTGAGCGATCGTTTGAAGGCGAGGAGCCGGTGATCGCTGCCCGCGCGTGCTCGAGCGCCCTCGGATTGGTTCTCGCGTTGCTCTCGCTGCCCGTGGCGGCGCAATCCCGGGGTGGCAACCCGTCGGTTCCGCCCTCGGGAAAGCCCTCGCCCTCGTCCGCCCCCGATGGCGACACGCCGGGGAGCGATCCCGCGGGGGACGACAAATCGGGAAAGGCGAACGACGACGATGCCAAGGCCCCGAAGGTCCGCACCCCGCCGCGCGGTGAGCCCCAGGTCGCGACCCCCGCCGATCCGCTCGAGATCAACCCCGAGATCAAGGAGCGCATCGGCTCCGACTCGGACCGCGATCCCCCGGCGGCCACCGGGGAGGTGCAGCGCAAGTTCTTTCCTTATTACGAAGAGCGAAAAGGCGATTTGCGCATCCGCCTGGTGCCGCCGCTCTACCTCGAGCACACCCGCGGCCTGCCCGATCTCTCCAAGCCAGGCCAACCCGGGGCCTCGGGCGCGGAGGACCGCGAGTCGCTCATCGGCCTGCTCTACTACCAGCGCCGCTCGCCGCGCATCGACGCCGACGTGCTCTTTCCGCTCGTGTGGCGCGTTCGCGAGCGGCAAAACAACGTGTTCGTCCTCGGTCCCCTCGCCCACCGCGAGGCCCCCGGAGAGCACGACAACTGGCTGGCGCCGCTCTTCTTCCAAGGCTCGCGCCCCAAGGCAGGCTACTTCCACGCGCCGCTGCTCTTGACCACGTCGCACTACAACGAAGATGGCGCCTTTACCCTGGTGGGCCCCTTCTTCCGCGACCGAACGAAGACCGACGTGGACATGGGCCTCGTGCCCTTCTTCTTCCACGGGGACAATGGATCCATCGACGGGATGCGCAAGACGTATACGTTGATCCCGCCGCTGCTCTTCTACAATCGCTACCGCGAGGTGGAGCAGAGCCATTTTACGGTGGCCGGCCCGCTGATCCTGCAATCCGATCCCAAGCGCAGCGTCTTCGACATCGCGCCGCTGTTCTTTCATATTCAAGGAAGGCCGGAGTCGGGCGGCATCCGCGAGCACCACACCACGTTGCTCCCGCTCTTCCACTACGGCCGAAGCGAGACGGAGTCGCTGTTCGTCGTCCCTGGCTACCTGCGCCGGGTGACCCTCACGGCCGACACCATGCTCACGCCGTTCTACAGCGTGGCCACCACCCGCAACAACGCCACGCGCTTCCAGGCGGCGGGCCCCGTCCTCCCGCTCTTCTTCGATTACCGCGACCGCGATATCGGACTTCACGCGTGGGCCATGGCCCCGTTCTACTACCAATCCGACAGCCCGCGCGGTCACGACTTCCTGACGCCGCTCTTTGGAAAATTCGAGACCTACGGGCAATCGCGCACGTGGTGGGCATTCCCCACCCTGACCGTCTCGACCGACCAGCACGGCTGGGAAGCGGATCTTCACCCCATCCTCTATTTCGGCCGCAACGATCGCTCCACGCACTCGGTGGTGGCGCCCTTCTTCTGGGATTTCGCGAGCCCCAAGGGCCGCACCACCGTCGGCTTCCCGCTCTATTGGCGCTTCGCCGACACCTCGGACGACTCCGTGGTTCAGGTGGCCGCCAATACGCTTTACATGCAAAAGAAAGCGGTGGGCGGAACCGATTGGCAATTCCATTTGCTGCCGCTCTTCTCCTACGGCGAAGATCCGACGGGCTATTTCTGGAA contains these protein-coding regions:
- the hisS gene encoding histidine--tRNA ligase — encoded protein: MNDVLPDEMARWHLIERLFAEAARSYGFREIRTPIVEPTGLFVRTIGEATDVVEKEMYSFTHRDEALTLRPEATAGVARAYVEHRVHTLEPVTKWFCTGPMFRAEKPQRGRYRQFYQLDCEIFGDPGPGCDAELIDMLVGLFDQLKIPDVRVLVNSIGGAEARARYRDGLVAFLEPRREELSAESQRRLQTNPLRILDSKDPRDKVVVAEAPTIEQYLSDDDRAHFDGLVRALTALGVPFTIDPHLVRGLDYYTRTLFEIKGASAKLGAGDTLVGGGRYDNMIEELGGPKVPAIGFASGIERLIIASEATVPGAIVDAYIAPLGASAVEPALVLGRDLRREGVAVEVDSRGGSLKSQLRRANALSCGIALILGDSEVESGTVQVKDLAAHTQDSIARAEVVRFVSDRLKARSR